Proteins from a genomic interval of Hippocampus zosterae strain Florida chromosome 14, ASM2543408v3, whole genome shotgun sequence:
- the lingo2b gene encoding leucine-rich repeat and immunoglobulin-like domain-containing nogo receptor-interacting protein 2b has protein sequence MRYAMTVGNVGKRIMKGPAPYYRILLGGAVVILLARLALSCPARCECSAQTKSVSCHRKRLSTIPEGIPIETRVLDLSKNKLRIITPDNFSSFHLLEDLDLSDNLISVVETGSFRSQLALRSLNFRSNLIQLVPAGVLSGLTNLTRLDLNHNRLVVLLDHAFQDLHKLASLEVGDNELVFISPRGFLGLTGLRSLTLERSNLTAVPTDALAHLHNLVVLHLRHLSISLLKPFSFKRLFHLRQLEIDHWPWLDTLPPLSLHGLNLTTLFITNTNLSVFPGAALRHLHYLTHLNLSFSRIQHINQGELGHLPHLMELCLQGSQLVSIELFAFIGLISLQLLDVSQNRLDSLERGVFASPDNLQRLCLGGNPLVCDCRLLWLLNSYKPPSLHILDLQPECSAPEYLLGKTLRELKEPLVSRYMTCTKPRIGPNITQLLMADEGQPARLSCMAEGAPRPSVVWITPHRRYITAKSSGRVEVQPDGTLEIKAAELHDSGVYLCIASNAAGNASLSASLAVKSLGVRDNFHNSNRSSNYLTSSNSTWGNGTVLYNMTVPIDIKTIIISTAMGCLSFLGVVIFCFLLLFAWSRGKGRHKSNFDIEYVPRKTNGASGEVTETSGPRRVNMKMI, from the coding sequence ATGAGGTATGCGATGACAGTGGGCAACGTGGGTAAAAGAATCATGAAAGGCCCAGCGCCGTACTACCGCATCCTCCTGGGTGGGGCCGTGGTGATTCTCCTGGCCAGATTGGCCCTAAGTTGCCCTGCCCGATGTGAGTGTTCTGCGCAGACCAAGTCAGTGAGCTGCCACCGCAAGCGTCTCAGCACCATACCTGAAGGCATCCCCATCGAAACTCGAGTCCTAGATCTCAGTAAAAACAAGTTACGCATAATCACACCGGACAACTTCTCTTCGTTCCACCTTCTGGAAGATTTGGACCTGAGTGACAACCTCATCAGTGTGGTGGAAACTGGATCATTTCGTTCTCAGCTTGCTCTCCGCTCACTGAACTTCCGCAGTAACTTGATCCAGCTGGTTCCTGCAGGTGTACTTTCTGGCCTGACCAACCTCACTCGCCTTGACCTCAATCACAACCGACTTGTGGTTCTGCTGGACCACGCCTTTCAAGATCTGCACAAGTTGGCATCCCTCGAGGTGGGTGACAATGAACTTGTTTTCATCTCTCCGAGGGGCTTTCTGGGATTAACTGGACTCCGAAGTCTGACCCTGGAACGTTCCAATCTCACTGCAGTCCCTACTGACGCTTTAGCACATCTACACAACCTGGTTGTACTACATCTGCGCCATTTGAGCATTAGTTTACTGAAACCTTTCTCTTTTAAGAGGCTGTTCCATCTCCGCCAACTGGAGATCGATCATTGGCCCTGGTTGGACACACTCCCCCCACTGTCTCTGCATGGCCTCAACCTCACAACCTTGTTTATAACCAACACGAACCTATCTGTCTTCCCTGGTGCAGCATTGCGCCACCTGCACTACCTCACTCACCTCAACTTGTCTTTCTCCAGAATTCAACATATCAATCAAGGAGAGCTTGGGCACCTCCCGCATTTGATGGAACTCTGTCTTCAAGGGTCTCAACTTGTTTCTATTGAACTCTTTGCATTTATTGGCCTCATATCTTTGCAACTATTGGATGTGTCACAAAATCGCCTAGACTCTCTGGAGAGGGGAGTTTTTGCATCCCCAGACAACCTCCAGAGGCTTTGTCTGGGTGGAAACCCATTGGTGTGTGACTGCAGATTGCTTTGGTTGCTGAATAGCTACAAGCCCCCCTCCCTTCATATTCTTGATCTACAGCCTGAGTGCAGCGCCCCCGAGTACCTCCTGGGAAAAACTCTGCGTGAGCTCAAGGAACCACTGGTCTCTCGGTACATGACCTGCACCAAACCTCGAATTGGACCCAACATAACACAGCTGCTAATGGCTGACGAGGGTCAACCTGCCCGTTTGAGCTGCATGGCAGAGGGAGCGCCAAGGCCTTCAGTGGTCTGGATTACACCTCACAGACGCTACATCACAGCCAAGAGCAGCGGCAGAGTGGAAGTCCAACCGGATGGCACCCTGGAGATCAAAGCTGCAGAGCTGCATGACAGCGGGGTGTACTTGTGTATTGCAAGTAACGCTGCCGGCAACGCCAGCTTGTCGGCCTCTTTAGCCGTGAAGAGCCTGGGCGTTAGGGACAACTTTCACAATAGCAACAGGAGCTCAAACTATTTGACAAGCTCCAACAGCACTTGGGGAAATGGGACTGTGTTGTACAACATGACAGTCCCCATAGACATTAAGACTATCATTATATCCACAGCCATGGGTTGCCTGTCCTTTCTAGGTGTGGTCATCTTCTGCTTCCTGCTGCTCTTTGCCTGGAGCCGAGGCAAAGGACGTCATAAGAGCAACTTTGATATTGAATATGTCCCACGCAAAACCAATGGGGCCTCAGGCGAAGTGACAGAAACAAGTGGCCCCCGACGAGTCaatatgaaaatgatttga